One stretch of Zingiber officinale cultivar Zhangliang chromosome 6B, Zo_v1.1, whole genome shotgun sequence DNA includes these proteins:
- the LOC121990533 gene encoding zinc finger protein CONSTANS-LIKE 16-like — translation MGAVATRTACACGCKADDAFLCHAQDVSVHSKNPLDCSHCRIRISTASSSPSSSLHIWEDDDLHEQGNPEWLHLHGFMCKPRTLRRGRKPSNRTAKEEGNLNVVPAFEEDDMSAEENLQSTKVVQQQRMIHCVPIFDPAVLVEFFSQLHPQLEAIEENDSSRAEVQVVKHDQMASMGRLDYCLDLEKLEPDMETLLGVGCDGYAKKDEYRASADGPGETTRRMLLRLDYDAVSDAWSSSNIGCSPWTDGERPQFEDTWRDFFAVRYQVNGRGDHEGVGGVYRLDRRVVGVEGREARVWRYREKRRTRLFSKKIRYEVRKRNAEKRPRMKGRFVGVQN, via the coding sequence ATGGGCGCAGTAGCCACCAGGACAGCATGCGCCTGCGGCTGCAAGGCAGACGATGCTTTCCTCTGCCACGCCCAAGATGTCTCCGTGCATTCCAAGAATCCGCTCGATTGCAGTCACTGCCGCATCCGCATAAGCACCGCTTCGTCGTCACCATCCTCGTCGTTGCATATATGGGAGGATGATGATTTGCACGAGCAAGGAAATCCCGAGTGGCTCCACCTCCATGGTTTTATGTGCAAGCCTCGAACCCTTCGACGAGGCCGGAAGCCGAGCAATAGAACTGCCAAAGAAGAGGGTAATCTTAATGTAGTGCCGGCCTTCGAGGAGGACGACATGTCAGCGGAGGAGAACCTCCAATCCACCAAGGTGGTACAGCAGCAACGGATGATTCACTGCGTACCGATCTTCGACCCTGCTGTCCTGGTCGAGTTCTTCTCGCAGCTTCATCCTCAGCTAGAGGCAATCGAAGAGAATGACTCCTCGAGAGCAGAGGTTCAGGTTGTAAAGCACGACCAAATGGCCTCCATGGGTCGCCTTGATTACTGCTTGGACCTCGAGAAGCTTGAGCCGGACATGGAAACCTTGCTCGGAGTTGGATGCGACGGATACGCTAAAAAAGATGAATACAGGGCATCTGCCGACGGCCCAGGTGAGACGACAAGGAGGATGTTACTGAGATTGGACTACGATGCTGTCAGTGACGCATGGTCGTCCAGTAACATCGGGTGCTCTCCGTGGACGGACGGTGAAAGGCCGCAGTTCGAAGACACATGGCGAGACTTTTTCGCGGTACGGTATCAGGTCAATGGAAGAGGAGATCATGAGGGGGTCGGTGGAGTGTACCGGCTGGACCGTCGGGTGGTGGGCGTGGAAGGGAGGGAGGCGCGGGTGTGGAGGTACCGGGAGAAGCGGCGGACAAGGCTGTTCTCCAAGAAGATCCGGTACGAAGTGAGGAAGCGAAACGCGGAGAAGAGGCCAAGGATGAAGGGCCGCTTCGTCGGAGTGCAGAACTAG